In Setaria italica strain Yugu1 chromosome IX, Setaria_italica_v2.0, whole genome shotgun sequence, the genomic stretch TGTAGCAATGTACCTCATCAAGGAAGACCTTCAGCAACTTCAGTTGTCTAAACAGCGTGATAGTCAGAACGTCTCACAGATCGTTTGAGTAGTTTTCCtctgtttttctatttttcttccaGCGCTGTTTGTTTTCTGGCGCCTAGAAGGGTAAAGGTTTTTGCCAGTTGTTGGCCGCCTGGCTCAGGAAGTTGTATTTTGTTTCTGTTTGTTCCTATCTTCTAATAAAATTTCGGCAAAGCTCTTGCcgtcatttcaaaaaaaaatcttttgtaGCAATGCACAGGTTTCTTGAAATTTTACAGTTCCAGGGCTTCTTTACCATGTAGGGGGCAACATGTACTGTATCCCTTCATCCAACTGGAATTCCAGCACTCATGATACTTTATCAGAATCTCTTTGTTTAGGCCACATATTAAGAAGGAAATGTTCTTGTCTGACCAGGTTCTGCTACTTGTAGTCCAAGGTGTATGTTTCGCAGTGTGTTCAATATGTTTGTGTGAAACCACAAAatgtctttcctttttttttttttttgcagatatGTAGTCAATTTGCCTCAATATGTTCTACTATTTACCTtggtttgttaaaaaaatttatgCACAATAGGCAAGTAAAGAAAGACAAAGCTACTATTTCACATAAAAAAATGCATGAGCCCTACAGTAGTGGGGAAACAAGGTGATATGAGCAAAAGATTCCATGCACTCCTTTTCCTCATCACTCCCACATTCCCCTATGATGATATGCTAATATTTCAGCAAAAGCAAGTAGATAAGTCCTATTCCCCTAATGAGTAACATAGATGCTCATATCATTCCTGAAATGATTAGTCTACATGCATGAAAGCAGTCAAACAAAGGGCACCACCACGGTTCATCATGATAAACAACAGAAAGTCTTAACGGTTTTAGCGCATCACCTGCTGAAACACAAACTTGCAGTGCTGTCTCAAATtcctgctcaagcttcttccCCTTCTAATCTGATTATTTTTCCTTCTGCATTCTCTAGGGGAACCGGCAAGTCCGGACGATCGCCGGGCCGAGCATGATGGGGACGGAACGCATGTCGAGGCGCGGAAGCTTCTGAAGAGGCAGACGTGTGTGGAGCAGCAAACAGATGGTGCATTGCAttgcaaggaggaagaggaacagaCAAGAGGTGCATTGTGGTGGGTCTGGCTGGAATGTGGGGAGTGGGGTGTAACTAGGGGGAGGTGGCCTATCTTCTTCTAAGCACTGCTATTTAAGACAGTTTTAAGCATGATGAAACTTTAGCTTTTTTTGGGGGGAAACAAAGGCTATTCTATTCTACCAGTGGGGGTTTTTTTTGTAAAGAGAGCAGTAAGTATCAAGCTTCCCTCTCACATGGAAACAAGCAAGCATCAAAGATTCTTGGCAAAGGGATGTGGGCAagagctcctcctccctctctttttTGGCCGCAGCTGCTTTATACATCTCAGTACCAGTACTCTGTTTTCTTTGAGGTGTTCATTCTTTTGCATGGCCACTGTAGCATTTGCAGCAGCACATCACAAGTTTGCTAAAGGAGTCATGGGTCTAGAAAGAAGCACCAGCACCAACAATTTTGGGAACTTTATCTTATTTCAAAATAGAGTCCCTGTTTATTTTCCGGGGTGCTCCACTCTCTCTAAAATTCCGATGTGTNNNNNNNNNNNNNNNNNNNNNNNNNNNNNNNNNNNNNNNNNNNNNNNNNNNNNNNNNNNNNNNNNNNNNNNNNNNNNNNNNNNNNNNNNNNNNNNNNNNNCTCTCTCTAGCATCGCGGTCTGCTTTTGACTCATGCAAGGCCACTTTGGCTGTTCAAAGCCCACAAGAAAAGAAGTTAAAGAGACGAGGGACgatgggaggggggggggggggcaccaGCTAGCCTGCCAAAGCAGCAAGCAcgctttttctcttcttttgtttcctccctccctccttccatTGTCCCTCGTCTCTTTAACTTCTTTTCTTGTGGGCTTTGAACAGCCAAAGTGGCCTTGCTTGAGTTCTAAAGCAGACAGGGATGCTAGAGagagactagagagagagagagaggctctGTGATGAGAACTGAAGATGTACTGCCTTGTGTGGACCGCTTTGTTCACTGCAACTCTATCAGATGCAGAGCAAAGGGGAGACAGAGATGTATCCTATTCCTGCATTGCATGCCTCCAGAGACCCTAGGGTCCAAGCAAGGACCCGTTGCTCGTACTCTCTTCTGATCGCAAGAACAGTGCATACATCCCAGCTGCCAGTGTGTACTGTACTGTCCATTCGTATACTGTATTTCACTTGCTTGGGATCAACTGAAAGCATATGCTAGGACTAAAAGACCTGGAATTCTAGATAGGTCGAAACATCAGAGTATATAATCTCCTGTAGATCTTCTTTTTTCGAACAAATGTCTCTTGTAGATCCAGTCAGGAGGCATTTCAAGCAACACGTTTCAAGGCACTCTGAAATTGTATATTGATGTTGGCATATGTTCAGTCAGTTCTGATTGAACGCGTCGAGATTACAGAGCGACGTTGAGTGGTGTGTTCGTCTACCCTCTGAGGCTCCGACTGACTGGATGCAACTTTGCCAGGAGCGAGAGCCGTACCCCCGAGATAGTAAACTCTTGCAAGCCTCTGGCATCTATGGCATCTGCACCAAAGCTCAGCAGACGTGTGTCTCGTGTTCGAAGAGACGAGCAACGGAATCACACATGGATGCTCGTCCCGGCTGGGCATCtagttgaaacttgaaagacTAGGAGGGAGATCACAGTTCTAGATTTCTTGCTATGGCTTTTGATTTCGGTAGCGCAAACAGATTAGAGATGAAAGGGGCCCTGCATCGACGAGTGGGAAGAACAGGGGGtagggtgggtgggtgggtgggtgtcGAGGCTGCCCAACAACGACAAATGCAGCCCAGCACAGAGGCTGCCACGAAAACGATGGGCTATGGGCCAGACGGGAGGCCGGACCCACGAAAACAAGTCGAGTCACGGCCCAACTTTCCCACAGCCCAGCCCAAACCATcaagttggaagttggaacagGTCTCGCGCACTCTCGCCAAGTCGCCAGCGAGCGGCACATCAGTACATCACACGAAACCAACTGCCGGCCAAGGACGAAACGAACACGAACTCAACACGTCACACACATCCTTGCACGAAGCCGACGCGCTAGTTTTTACTCCACGCAGTTACACCCCACCCCCTCAGTTACTCCCATTTACCATCCCCACCTGCCCCCTCCCTTCCCCGCCTCTATTTTAAACGCGCACGCCTTGATCCCTCTCCACTTCACAACACCACCGCTCCACTGTCCCCACAAGAACGCAGCTGAACACGAGCCCACAGGGACAGAGATCGATCGGTGAGACATGGCCACCAAGCGCTCCTTCGCCTTCGCAGTGCTCTGCGTCGCGCTGGCGCtgcacgccgcggcggcggccaggaccGCACCGGcgggcggctccggcggcgcgcccatcgccaccgccaccgcctcgctCCCGGCCGCCACGGCCAAGAACGGCGGTGCCACTACTGGCGCCGGCGTTACGGACAAGAAGAACCTCTTCGTGGGCGTGGGCGGCATGGGCGACCTCCCGGGCTTCCCGGCCGTCGGCGCCGGGTACGGCGCCGGCTTCGGCAACAACGGCGGGGGTGTCTTCAGCGGCGTCACGGGCCCGCTcggcggcgtcggtggcggcgtcggaggCGTCGGCCCGCTCGGCGGAGTCGGTGGCTTCGGccccctcggcggcggcggcggcggcggcggtggcatccCGTtcggcggcttcggcggcggcggcgccccgttCGGCGGCTACGGCGGGGGTGCTGGCGGCGTCACGCCTTGAGGAGCTGCAGGAGCCATGGCGACGTCGGCTCGTGCAGGGTGCATGGCGTTCGCGTGCATGTGTTTGTGGTTCGCGAGTGGGGCATGATGTAACGTGTCCCAAGTTCCTTTCGGTGTTGTAGCTGTGTGTGAAGCATGTCCGTGTGCGCGTGTGGCTGCAGGGCAGAGAGGTCGGAGTCTGTAAAAGTTTGGGCTTGGTGTTTGTTGAGTTGGGAGGCTCGAGTAGGTGTCCTTTGTGTGTGGTTCGGATCCAGTGACGTGTACTCGTGTACCAGTTCCTTGCTAGCTAGTTCAATGCTATGCGCGTTCGTGCTCAAGATGGTGTGGTAGAGATGTTTTGCTAGCATTCCGACATGTTTGCTGCACGTACTTTTCATGCTCCATCTTTTGGTTTGCTAAGCTCCGTTTGGAAGCTGCTGCAACCCGGACATGCATGCATCCAACGTCACACCGATCGAACAGCTTAACTTTGTGATCCCTGGAACTGGAACTGCTGCTTTCGGGTTAATGTTTGTCAGTTTCCGGATTAAGCATCCCTTTCGCATGTTTACTAAAGGAAAGCACAGCTCGATTCATGAAAGGATGTTTGGGGTACGGAGTGACGCTTAATGATCGTGTGGTTGAAGTTCAATACCACCGGATATCTCTGACATTGTTTAGCTTGATGGTACTTTTCGAATCTCGTGTACGCTCATCTAGtcatctctctcttttttaaaCCTGTTTGTGTTGTATGCCCATGGTCCATCACCAAAGCCATCACGTATATAGCAAAGATGTGAGGTTTCGTTCATCTTTCGAGCAAGTACGTTCTGCTCCAATGAACTCGGATCCATCCCAATCCCATCCTCATGTTCAAAGTGCATTCCGAAGGACACCTTCAACTCGAACCAAAACCACCTCGTTATAAGGCAGCGCATCTAGGGACTTCAACTCGGCCGCGAGTTAAATTGCACCCAACGGCCAGATCCTGCTCGTGCCATCAAGGAACCCAGGACAAGACAACCGTCCCACGACCCATCCTGGATCGCACCGCATGTCTCGCAAGGCGCAGCAACGGAGACAGAGCACGCGCGAATCGGGCACCGCCCTGCCGTTCTCGATCGATCAGGTTCAGGTCGCAGTTACTGCCCCTCCTGCATGCGCTGCGTCCATGTCCATGCCGCTAGACATCGACATCCCTATCCGGGCAAATCTTTCGCCCACAACGCTACGCCGGGCAGGGCTCATCAACGCTCGCCGATACGCGGCATTGATGGGTGGCCAGGCGCCCAGGCCAGGGGAGGGTCCGGCAGTCACGGCCGATCCACTCATCCACCCATGCTACCGCGGCCAAGCCGCCCTGCGTGCTCCCTGGCCGGCGGCCCCGCGCCTTTACTCGAAAGCTTTGCTACTGTGGCATGCTCATGGGCCATCTGGTTCTGATGTCGATCACCTGACCGTAGACCAGTGACCAATCTGGTGCGTGCTTCTCAAATGCACGCGCTCAAGTCACAGTCTCACTCTCACAAGCTGTGCCATGGTGCTCCCGGTCGAGCGGCCGTGCGTTCCGGGCGCCATTTATGAACGAGGAGTAGCATCAACCATCAATGCGCCCGCTATTGCGCTACACTCATGCGGTGCGGCTGCAGCAAAGGCTATGAGCTCAGAGGAGTTCTATCTTGAGCTCAGCTGCTCCCAAGTCCCACAGGTCGATCTCTCCGGTGAGGCTTCGCCATAAATTTGCCGCAGACGGAGCAGAAGCCAGCAGGACGACGACCCCATCGAGGGGAAGGACGGTAAATGCGGCTGCAAGATGCTTGGCGAACCGTCCGGCACCAGCGTCCTCGGTGGCCACTGGAGCCGCGCCAGGTGCCGGCGCGCCGCGCATGGCGGTGCGGAACCGGATGGCGTGGCGGCCTCCCGACCTCCCGTGCTCCGGCAGCAGAGAACGCACGGCCCGATCCGCTCGGCGCGCCTAGAAACTTGTAGCGGGGCGCCACGACGGACGCACGGACGGACGGCGCTGGCCGCTGGCAAGGGCAGAGCTGCGAGCCGCATTGCGCTCGCCCACCGCGAAGCTCACGCGTGGCGGCATCGTAccctgcggcggcggagccagcCACCGTCTGGTAGTGCTGCTCTGGTGAGAAATGATGACGGCGCAGGCCGTTCGCCGGGTACATCGGTCAGGGATGCTGCTACGAGCCTACGACCGCATGCCGGGCATGTgccgaggagcagcggcggcgtgcTAGCGGCAGGCTGCACCTATTGATGAAGCCTTTCGGTTTGGCTTTGCTTTGAAGGCTTGAAGCCTCTTGCTGGTCTGAGAAGCTGGCAACCAAGTGCTGAACGCGCCGGTGAGTCTGCTCGAGTTGACGCAGAGGAGTCCGATGCGTCCTTGGAGCGCCACCACGATTTGTTCCTCGAGACCGAAGCGAGATGCTCTGGTCGCGCTCCCCTATTGGCAATTGCGGGAGGCATTAGCATACCACGTACACAACGAGATGCGACACATTCAGCAGAGGAGGCAGCTACTGGCCTGCTCCTTCTGCCGATCGCCGAAGGAAGTGCTGACGAAACCCCAAGCCGAGAGAGGACTCTGCAACTTGGCACTCGCTTTGCTTTGGTGCCTCTGGTCAGCTAGTAACAATGTAATGCAGGATAGAAGAACAGCAGTACCAGACTACCAGTACAGCTGAGACCTGCAGCTTCGCGACCTAGTTGACTTCAGGCAGCTGGGAAAAAAATGCTAACGCAGGCTCAGAGGCGACCAGCAAAATGGAAGAAACAGGCCCCTGACGTTGTGACCTGTGACGTGGTTAAGATTAATTTTGATGGGTCATTCTCGCGAAGTACAGCTGACCTGTGGTTTCGTGGCTCGTGACGTGCATAGCTAATGGCTTTGTAGAGCTGGTGAATTAGGCCTGTttggttaaagtttagtcctattacattgaatgtttagatactaattagaagtattaaatataggctaattacaaaatcaattgtataaataaagactaattcgcgagacgaatctatttagcctaattagtccatgatttgaccatgtgttGCGaaagtaaatatgtgctaattatagattaattagacttaatagattcatcttgcgaattagtcatgatttatgcaattagttttataattctaattggtatccatcTGGTAGGAcctgaactaaaaattagttcatgtatccaaacacccccttaaaaagaaCTCATGTATCAACCACCCCCTCAAAAAGAAACATAATGGCTGCTGCTTTATGTGCAGAAGCAGAGGCCTGTGTGTCAACCATCCAAGCAGCTGTCAATTTGGGTATGAAAAATACTGCCTTCGAATCTGACTCTGCTTAGTATAAACAGAGGAGCCAAACAATTGCGTGCATCGTCGGCCGTTTCATTTCGGTTCTCATTTTATTTGCGAGAAAAATTGCAATTGTGCTTGCGAGAAAGTAATGTAGTTGCTCATGAAAGTACTGGCCAGTTTTGTGCCCGGTCAAGTACTTGTTTTCGATGTCTGCTCGCCAGTTTTCTGTCTGGGCAACAAGTCGAAAGGTGAACCTGAAAATCGATTCACGTTCATATTTTCCAAGATGCATTTTTGTGCTTTGATCAATGCAATGCACGCCCCAAATGCACACATTATTATCAGAGAAGGACGAAGCACAGCATTCCAGACAGTTCAGTAAATCTACTCATATCCAGGCTATACATACATAGCGTCCAAAAATACACGATGGTTTGACACAATTAACCCAGTCACCATCCAACATTTAGCAAATACTAAGACAAAGTGAAGGACCTGTGCACAATGACTGGGCCAGAGCACactagagaaagaagaaaagatcaTAAGCTTTTTTGCTCGAAGCAGCAGTATAATAGATGCAGTTGAATGTATCAGTCTCGACTCTTTGCTCTGCACTTAGTGGCATTTGAAACCGTGGCAGACAGAGAGGATAATAATCAGAATAAGCGCAATAATGATTCCCAGGACGATGAGCTTGATTTTCATGTTCTGTAACCACATCTTTCTCCTCACCTTCGTTCCCTGCTGCCTGAAATCTTGTGCCTGCATACCCCACACAACTGAAACTATCAGATACTGGCTATTGTTTCTGATGCCCCAAACTGGTCATGTCAATATCACAAAGTTACCATAAATTTAAAATCATTCAGAGTTCAAAAACAAAGACAATATCAGCATAAACACATCCTAACCATTAAAGAGAGATTACAGATTCATTTCAGTACTTTGTATTTACAGTAGTTTATCACCATAACACGTAAAAGATGGTATCCTCAGTGTTTGACAGACTTAAACGGTTCTTGTATTCCACTG encodes the following:
- the LOC101784298 gene encoding glycine-rich protein 23-like, translating into MATKRSFAFAVLCVALALHAAAAARTAPAGGSGGAPIATATASLPAATAKNGGATTGAGVTDKKNLFVGVGGMGDLPGFPAVGAGYGAGFGNNGGGVFSGVTGPLGGVGGGVGGVGPLGGVGGFGPLGGGGGGGGGIPFGGFGGGGAPFGGYGGGAGGVTP